DNA sequence from the candidate division WOR-1 bacterium RIFOXYB2_FULL_36_35 genome:
AATTTGTTAGTTATTGATTCTGGTGTGAGTAATCGGGGTTAATTCAAGATTAATAGAATTCTGCCATAAACCGTGAATATTACAATAACTTCCAGCAAAAACAATTCCTGGTTTGTCGGTTTTAAAACTCAAACTGACTTCATGATGAGTGTAAATACTACTGGTATCCGGCCCATCTACAGATTCACCGTGAGCACAAAACAAGGCCTTCCCTATTTCATAAGGAAACTTACTCCCTTCAGGCTGGAAATACAAAGCAATCCAACGAATATGATGTTCGGTTTTATTAGGATGAGCAATCTCTTTGCCTACAGTAGCTTTTACTTTAAAAAATTCACCCTTTTTTACAAAACCTTCAATCTCTATTAATGGCACATGCTTTTCTTTTTTCCAATCGGCGCTTTGATACAACTCTTTTAATTCATTCATCATTTTATCCTCCTTATAAAATTATTAATCTATTCGTATCTATTCTTTTAATTCTAAAAGTTGTCGTATCTCGGCAATATGTTCTTCTTCATCAATAATAATATGCCTAAGCTCATGTTCAAGTGTCGTAAACTCATATTTTAACTTATCTTTTTCATCATTGATCTTCTTGTATATCTGTTTATAAAAATCAACAGCATCCTTTTCCCCTTTAAGATTTACTTCAAATATATTTTTTGCCCCATTTGCAACATGAGTCTCAGCTATCTTCATGCTGGGAACTCCATAAAGATAACTCCCTATCATTTTTCTAAATTTATCCTCATGCTCTTTTTCATCTCCCGCAATCTCTTTCAACCTTTCCACCAGCTTTTCTGAATTTAATCCATCAAGCAATTCAGCGTGTGATAAATATTGGATCCTGGCAGCATGTTCCAACTCCAAAGCGCGATTCATCATTTCAACCAACTCTTTTTTTATGTTTTCCATTATATTCACTCCCATTTTTTTGCTTTATTCAAAAAAGAACTAATGTTCGCAGCACCTCCTAAATCAATATATTCCCGCAACTCTTTTGCAACAGTTTCATTATAAAAAACCATCAGCAGTATAATAAGATTGTAGTTCTGTATAAAATTGACTTTTTTCTACTGGGCTATACTCGCCTTGATTATTCATATTTAGAGGCGATAGTTTCTATTTTATTTACAAATCTTTTAATAGGCTAAAATCCCAATTATTATATCGGAATAAATAATCGGGGTTCAGCAAGTTATAAGTTCATTAATTTTAGATAAAAGGAGATTCGGATCAAACGGTTTATTTAATACAAAATCAGCTAAAAAGACCTCCTTCTTATCTGTCGCCCCATTTAAAGATTCTTTATCTAATAAACTATCAAAGATAGGATTGCCGGTAATGGTGATTATTTTTGTTTTAAGCCCTTTACTTCTAGCGATTTTTAAAATATCTGTACCGCTTATTTTGGGCATCTTAATATCCAATAAAAGCAGATCATAATTATTTTCAAGCAATCTATCAAGTCCTATTTCAGGATCAGTAAAAGCATCTAAGTCAAAGCCTTCTTCTATCAAAAGATTAGATAATTCTTTAACCATCAGTTCATCGTCATCAATTAAAATAATT
Encoded proteins:
- a CDS encoding Neelaredoxin, which translates into the protein MNELKELYQSADWKKEKHVPLIEIEGFVKKGEFFKVKATVGKEIAHPNKTEHHIRWIALYFQPEGSKFPYEIGKALFCAHGESVDGPDTSSIYTHHEVSLSFKTDKPGIVFAGSYCNIHGLWQNSINLELTPITHTRINN